Below is a window of Bos indicus isolate NIAB-ARS_2022 breed Sahiwal x Tharparkar chromosome 19, NIAB-ARS_B.indTharparkar_mat_pri_1.0, whole genome shotgun sequence DNA.
CGTCCTGGCCTGCCCTCCCACCTACCTACATACCTGACTCAGACTTGCCAGAAATGCCAGGCCTGAGGGCCTTCAGTCCTGCTGGGTGCGCCTTTGCCCTGCCTAGGCTGCGCCAGGCAGCAGTGACTGGTCCTGGCTGGGGTCAGCAAGGCCATGCTGGCAGGAGAAGGCATGCCACAGGTTCCTGGAGTGCTGACAACCTGGTGTGGGGTTGGTGAAGGACCCGAGGGCAGCGGACTGGGTCAGCAGGCTTCGGATGCCCACTGTGCAGTGAACAGAGTCTTGGCTGTGCTTGTCTGGCCAGTTTTTCTGGGACTAGCCTCTCTTCTGTGTGCAAGGTAGTAGAAACTGAGCTGTGGAATCAGGCAGGTGTATCCAGTTCACCTGGGAGCCCCAGTTCTTTCATCTGCCAAATGGGAACACTGAGCCCTTCTGAGGCAGGTGGTGAGAATGGGGTGGGAGTGTAAACACAGGACCTTGGGGCATCCTCCTCCTCTTTGCTTTAGAAGACACACCCACCtaggaggagggggaggtggaGTAAGGTGGCCCCAAGCTGACCTTTGCCCTGGGATGTTGGCTGGGCACCCTCATGGGGACTGGACAGCCCTGGCACTTAATCTCAGCCCATCTCACCCTCCCCTGTGAGCTTCCAGCCCAGCCAGTGAACATCAACCTGGGGGACTGGGTGGCTGGGCAGCCTGTTCCTTTCCCAATCCAGCTGCCGTCCTGGGGGGAGGGGTGCCAGCTGCCACCTGTTGGCCAAATGCTGCCTGAGGCAGCTGCCTCTGCCTCCGCTGGGCCCAGATcccccctccccaggacaggaGCCGGGCTCTTCTGGGGGTCCTGGAGAAGTGGGTACCCTCAGGCCTCTACTTGCCCTCTCAGGTGAGGCTGCCTGGGAACCATCTGGTGACAGAGAGGCTGTTCTGGCTCGGAGTGGGGAGGGTGGCCCCGGGTCTCccctccagctctgtgaccctgtcccctcccctttCACAGTGAAGGAGTCTTCAAGTGCCCGGAGGACCAGCTTCCTCTGGACTATGCCAAGGTGAGTCCACCGTGCCAGGTACAGGCTCTTGCCGCCCTTGGTGGaggctggagctgctgctgcagccAGTGGGCTCAGGGCCAATGTCAACCCAGTGCTGTGCGCCCCGACAAAGGTGGCCTGTTCCCTCCTACCAGGCCAGTTTGCAAATGAGGCCCGTGTTTGCCCTGGAGGGCGGGCACAATGCCCAGCTTGTGGGGGTGCACAGAGCTTCTCTGTGCCCACCAGAAGTGTTCCCCTCCTCTTTGGGTGGCTGGCCAGACCTGTGGCTGAGGGCCAGGACCCCTCTACGAGGGAGAAGGAAGCAGACGGTGTGGGGGCCgccaggggctgggcaggctgACTGGCTGTCAACCCCAGAGGGAGCGCCCTGCGTAAGGGAATTGGGGAACCCAGAATCTGAGGCTGGAGCAGATTCCACCTGCTGCGCTCTGTATGCCTGGGCTTGAGGGGAGTTTAGCGGGAGGGAGGTTATTCCTGGCTCTGAGGAAGCCATCGAGcctatgggggtgggggggcgggctGGAGTGGGCGGGAACTGGGGACTTTCGCAGGCGCTGTCCCTGATCACTGCTCCTCGTGACCCCAGATCTACCCGGACCCAGAACTGGAGGTGCAGGTATTGGGCCTGTCTATTCGCTGCATCCATAGCGAGGAGGGCTGCCGCTGGAATGGCCCCCTTCGGCACCTACAGGTGAGCCTCTGCCCCGGGTGGCAGGACACACCCCGACCCCGGCAGGCACTAACTCAGCCCCTCCCACCAGGGCCACCTGAATACCTGCAGCTTCAACGTGGTGCCCTGCCCCAACCGCTGCCCCGCCAAGCTGAGCCGCCGAGACCTGCCTGCGCACCTGCAGCACGACTGCCCCAAGCGGCGGCTCAAGTGCGAGTTCTGCGGCTGCGACTTCAGCGGGGAGGCCTTCGAGGTGGGTGGGGCctcggggagggggcggggcaccCGGGGTCGGGGAGCCCTGAAGACTCAGcgggccgcccccgcccccgcgcctCCACAGAGCCACGAGGGCGTGTGCCCGCAAGAGAGCGTGTACTGTGAGAACAAGTGTGGTGCCCGCATGATGCGGCGGCTGCTGGCCCAGCATGCCACCTCCGAGTGCCCCAAGCGCACCCAGCCTTGCACCTACTGCACCAAGGAGTTCGTCTTCGACACCATCCAGGTAGGCCCTTCCTGAGTCCGGGCGGAGTCCGCGGGACCAGGAGCAGGGAGTTGGGCCGCTGACTGCTCCGCTCTGCCTCTGGGCCATAGAGTCACCAGTACCAGTGCCCAAGGCTGCCTGTGCCGTGCCCCAACCAGTGTGGCGTGGGCACCGTGGCTCGGGAGGACCTGCCAGGCCACCTGAAGGACAGCTGTAGCACCGCCCTGGTGCTGTGCCCGTTCAAAGACTCCGGCTGCAAGCACAGGGTGAGATGccttttttccttcccctcaGCTCCCTTCTTGGTGCTTGAGACCTCAGACGTAGGCCCTGAGTGGTCCCTGCCGTGCTGCCCGGAAGGCCCAGTCCTTCCTCTGCTGGCCGGCTCCAGCCTTATTAGTGCCTTGTTTTCCCCATTCAGGGCTCGGTGCCCACTACCCTGTATCCACTCCTCCCCTCTCGCCTGAACTCGCCCCTACTCACTCTCCTCTCTTAACCCCATGGCCTGGGGCTTTGCCGACAGTGCCCTAAGCTGGCGATGGCACGGCACGTGGAGGAGAGTGTGAAGCCGCATCTGGCCATGATGTGTGCCCTGGTGAGCCGGCAgcggcaggagctgcaggagctaCGAAGAGAGCTGGAGGAGCTGTCGGTGGGCAGTGATGGCGTGCTCATCTGGAAGATTGGCAGTTACGGGCGCCGGCTCCAGGAGGCCAAAGCCAAGCCCAACCTCGAGTGCTTCAGCCCTGCCTTCTACACGCACAAGTACGGCTACAAGTTGCAGGTGTCTGCGTTCCTCAACGGCAATGGCAGTGGCGAGGGCACCCACCTCTCACTCTACATTCGCGTGCTGC
It encodes the following:
- the TRAF4 gene encoding TNF receptor-associated factor 4; its protein translation is MPGFDYKFLEKPKRRLLCPLCGKPMREPVQVSTCGHRFCDTCLQEFLSEGVFKCPEDQLPLDYAKIYPDPELEVQVLGLSIRCIHSEEGCRWNGPLRHLQGHLNTCSFNVVPCPNRCPAKLSRRDLPAHLQHDCPKRRLKCEFCGCDFSGEAFESHEGVCPQESVYCENKCGARMMRRLLAQHATSECPKRTQPCTYCTKEFVFDTIQSHQYQCPRLPVPCPNQCGVGTVAREDLPGHLKDSCSTALVLCPFKDSGCKHRCPKLAMARHVEESVKPHLAMMCALVSRQRQELQELRRELEELSVGSDGVLIWKIGSYGRRLQEAKAKPNLECFSPAFYTHKYGYKLQVSAFLNGNGSGEGTHLSLYIRVLPGAFDNLLEWPFARRVTFSLLDQSDPGLAKPQHVTETFHPDPNWKNFQKPGTWRGSLDESSLGFGYPKFISHQDIRKRNYVRDDAVFIRASVELPRKILS